From the Pseudoalteromonas tunicata genome, one window contains:
- a CDS encoding sulfite exporter TauE/SafE family protein: protein MSEVIMLIIYCAILGSGVGFLAGLLGIGGGLVIVPILSAILLHFEVLAAEQVVVAAIATSMASILFTSTSSAIAHHKNGNVPWGIAPWIMMGVALGALISGFLAALLPEHVVRIVFAVSVVLIALKMLLSSKNDAPVERKLPNKGVLTVFTTLTGGLSAMIGIGGGALLVPLLTFFSLDMKKAIGCASACGIVIALFGSIGYISSGSAYFALKDGFAGFVYLPALFGIVCTSWFTAPLGAKATHYLPVSTIKKIFAVLLFVVAVNMVVN from the coding sequence ATGAGTGAAGTAATAATGTTAATCATATACTGCGCAATTCTTGGCAGTGGGGTCGGTTTTTTAGCAGGCCTGCTAGGTATTGGTGGCGGGCTGGTTATAGTGCCCATACTGAGTGCTATTTTACTTCACTTTGAGGTGCTAGCTGCTGAGCAGGTGGTGGTCGCAGCCATTGCTACGTCCATGGCGTCGATACTTTTTACCTCAACTTCTTCGGCCATTGCACACCATAAAAATGGCAATGTGCCTTGGGGCATTGCGCCTTGGATCATGATGGGGGTCGCTTTAGGTGCGCTCATTAGTGGCTTTTTGGCGGCATTGCTGCCAGAGCATGTTGTACGCATTGTGTTTGCTGTCAGTGTGGTCCTGATTGCTCTGAAAATGCTGCTGAGCAGTAAAAATGATGCGCCAGTTGAGCGCAAACTCCCCAATAAAGGAGTACTGACTGTTTTTACCACCCTTACCGGTGGCTTATCGGCAATGATAGGCATTGGTGGCGGGGCCCTGTTGGTGCCTTTGCTCACGTTTTTCTCCCTCGATATGAAAAAAGCGATTGGCTGCGCCTCTGCATGCGGCATTGTTATCGCGCTATTTGGCTCAATCGGTTACATCAGTTCAGGCAGCGCCTATTTTGCTTTAAAAGATGGCTTTGCTGGCTTTGTTTATTTACCTGCTTTATTCGGTATCGTCTGCACGTCTTGGTTTACAGCGCCATTAGGTGCCAAAGCGACTCATTATTTACCGGTTTCAACAATCAAGAAAATTTTCGCCGTATTATTGTTTGTTGTAGCCGTCAATATGGTGGTTAATTAA